A stretch of DNA from Rhizobium sp. N324:
ATAGCCGCTTTGGCGAGCTGACGATCGCCAGGACCATGGTTGTTCTCAAGGCCACCGGCATCGACGTCGAGGTCGTGCCGATCGTTCACCACCCTGATGAGGCCGGGCTGATCGGCTCGGTCCATTTGATGCCGCGCTGGATGTTTAAAGGCCACGAGGCGATCCTGGCCGTCGATATCGGCGGCACCAATGTTCGCGCCGGCGTCGTCAAATTCGGCAAGGACGACGTGCCGAACTTCGCGGATGCGAGCGTCTGGGAATCAGCGATCTGGCGTCATGCAGACGACGAGCCAAGCCGCACCGCAACCATCGAGAGGCTGGCCGCGATGTTGCAGGATCTGATCGGCAAAGCCGAGAAGGCCAATCTCAAGCCCGCGCCGATCATCGGCATCGCCTGCCCCGGCATCATCAAAGCCGATGGTTCCATCGAACGCGGCGGGCAGAACTTGCCGGGGGGGAACTGGGAGAGCGACAGCTTCAACCTTCCCGCCGCGCTGATGAAGGCCATTCCTGAAATCGGCGACGACAGCACATTCGTGATGATGCACAACGATGCCGTCGTGCAGGGATTGTCGCAGATCCCTTTCGTGACCGACGTGTCGCGATGGGCAGTGCTGACGATCGGTACGGGTTTAGGCAATGCGCATTTTACCAATCGCGAGACAACGAAGGCGCGATAAGGCTCGGCGCCACCTCCTGCTACGCCGCCAACCATAGGCTCGGCCGGCGTTGCGGCGCGTTATGGTAAATAACAGGTAAACAACAAGGATTTCCGC
This window harbors:
- a CDS encoding ROK family protein, which codes for MAKSSSEPRDEVNAPLAHGALNLPLVTIDDYNNELRDKDGFVGDNANKKTFQTKLDDWRKRIRKVGDDPIGKTATAKLSKKKIDAFLKGDDMEAAALVMGAVEDFAQDFADVIGKFLKDKRWVKTERIVVGGGFRHSRFGELTIARTMVVLKATGIDVEVVPIVHHPDEAGLIGSVHLMPRWMFKGHEAILAVDIGGTNVRAGVVKFGKDDVPNFADASVWESAIWRHADDEPSRTATIERLAAMLQDLIGKAEKANLKPAPIIGIACPGIIKADGSIERGGQNLPGGNWESDSFNLPAALMKAIPEIGDDSTFVMMHNDAVVQGLSQIPFVTDVSRWAVLTIGTGLGNAHFTNRETTKAR